One Salinimonas marina DNA segment encodes these proteins:
- a CDS encoding DUF2254 family protein, with translation MGYVQHIDMESLQKWAEETQSHVEINALPGDFVSMSEPLMVITSSELIDEDSEIDNAQLAGFFNIDNDRTFEEDPRFGLIVLAEIAGRALSPAVNDPGTAIKVIGALERIFCQSPAATAVKDTPKIAYDRISVPKISIADMFNDAFTPIARDGASVVEVGIRLQKALYALELLDNQEMQASAHYHRELAIVRASKALNIEADLQALHTATADHQNVDEKL, from the coding sequence ATTGGTTATGTACAGCATATCGACATGGAAAGCTTACAGAAATGGGCTGAAGAAACACAAAGCCATGTAGAGATTAATGCCCTTCCTGGCGATTTTGTATCAATGTCAGAGCCATTGATGGTTATTACATCCAGTGAGCTTATTGATGAGGACAGTGAAATTGATAATGCCCAACTTGCAGGCTTTTTTAATATCGATAACGATCGTACTTTTGAAGAGGACCCACGTTTTGGCTTGATCGTGTTAGCCGAAATCGCTGGTCGGGCTTTATCTCCAGCAGTAAATGATCCGGGCACGGCAATTAAAGTTATTGGGGCCCTGGAGCGCATATTCTGCCAAAGCCCTGCTGCAACAGCGGTGAAAGACACGCCGAAAATTGCCTATGACCGGATATCGGTGCCGAAAATCTCCATAGCAGATATGTTCAATGATGCCTTCACTCCCATCGCCCGTGACGGTGCTTCGGTGGTTGAAGTTGGGATACGGTTACAAAAAGCATTGTACGCGTTGGAATTGCTGGATAACCAAGAGATGCAGGCGTCGGCTCACTACCATCGTGAGTTAGCCATTGTCAGAGCCAGTAAGGCGCTCAATATAGAAGCTGATTTGCAGGCGTTACATACCGCGACAGCAGATCATCAAAACGTCGATGAAAAGCTATAA
- the trhA gene encoding PAQR family membrane homeostasis protein TrhA: MTSLKSQAYSLIEERLNTLTHGIGFIAAIAGLIFLLLKADNPLAMSAAAIYGSTLILMFLSSTLYHAVAHPPTKGWLKLFDHSAIYLLIAGTYTPLLLVAVGGWLGIFMTALIWVLALGGVIFKLVAQHRFPKVSVATYLLMGWIALGVIYPLYLALPGTGLWLLLAGGLCFSIGVLFYVAKKVKYTHAIWHLFVLGGCLCHFLSIYYFAM, encoded by the coding sequence ATGACCTCACTGAAGTCTCAGGCATACTCGCTTATTGAAGAGCGGTTGAATACGCTAACCCATGGCATAGGATTTATAGCGGCCATCGCCGGGTTGATCTTTTTGCTATTAAAGGCAGACAATCCATTGGCGATGTCTGCTGCTGCAATCTATGGCTCAACGCTGATCCTAATGTTCTTAAGCTCTACTCTGTATCATGCGGTGGCCCATCCGCCGACAAAGGGGTGGTTAAAACTGTTTGATCACAGCGCGATCTACTTACTGATTGCCGGCACCTATACCCCGTTACTGCTGGTGGCGGTGGGCGGCTGGCTGGGTATTTTCATGACCGCACTGATCTGGGTACTGGCGTTGGGGGGCGTTATTTTTAAGCTGGTGGCTCAACACCGTTTTCCTAAGGTATCGGTGGCAACTTATTTATTAATGGGCTGGATTGCTCTGGGTGTGATATACCCGCTTTATCTGGCCTTACCGGGCACCGGGTTATGGCTGTTACTGGCCGGTGGACTTTGTTTTAGTATAGGGGTTCTGTTTTATGTCGCAAAAAAGGTAAAATACACTCACGCTATCTGGCACCTGTTTGTGCTGGGCGGTTGTCTTTGTCATTTTTTGTCGATTTATTATTTTGCGATGTAA
- a CDS encoding protein-tyrosine phosphatase family protein: protein MSQSATPCSTPIAAPDWFSTSVGRVAVGPRPGKQDMATMQRAQVSHVGSLQTSAEDSHEVAAITEKAGLQWLWMPIDISVTTRAADVSMLQQYLHATGKLLANGASIYLHCDTDQHRCLLFTYALLHHLRLPSASAYSALHSLQSHGTNSLLRKDLAWAADLGESVRYQF from the coding sequence ATGTCTCAGTCTGCCACACCCTGTTCAACCCCTATCGCCGCCCCTGACTGGTTTTCTACAAGCGTGGGCAGAGTGGCTGTGGGGCCGCGCCCCGGCAAGCAGGATATGGCCACGATGCAGCGTGCTCAGGTGAGTCATGTTGGTTCATTGCAAACCTCGGCCGAAGACAGTCATGAGGTCGCAGCGATAACTGAAAAAGCGGGCCTGCAATGGCTATGGATGCCGATAGATATCAGCGTAACGACCCGGGCCGCCGATGTGTCCATGTTGCAACAATATTTGCACGCGACCGGAAAATTGTTAGCAAATGGCGCCAGTATTTATCTGCATTGTGATACCGATCAGCACCGTTGTTTATTGTTTACCTATGCATTATTACATCATCTTCGCTTGCCTTCTGCCAGTGCTTACAGTGCCCTGCATAGTTTACAGAGCCATGGAACAAATTCTTTGCTGCGCAAAGACTTAGCCTGGGCTGCGGATCTGGGTGAGTCGGTCCGCTACCAGTTCTGA
- a CDS encoding right-handed parallel beta-helix repeat-containing protein, translating into MRKTPILNVLSTLLLLSGPSAAVSEASFPALTRDALIADQPGKSAFATMDKQGADSVSAVESVVESLSKSSKYKRMLKKLSPSEFDEAAAVLLAIHQGHTLTEAVITTAEDSSYRTSSVVRAAMLMFPLNRYALFRELKQKQVFDNNTLTKWASSTGVLTNPIYPEAMTQQAIFVQPLMESASITVQHLPETAEVTLRYRAVDNNGDWQQGRPLVYEPVTGNHTGPLVYLEPATRYEAQIEVQYSDGRRENHEKTFETRADTPPIDPDKVYHLSEIYKGGTLDLEEMGIEGSEDGWAKIVGDPDTVIRATDGDKNAIRIGDNSYIYFENITVRGGRTHSIYADQAHHIWINHCDIADWGREPNIIKNGIAFEKEGAEPINYDSAIYLRQSGVVTVENCKVHDPVPFANDWRSGHPKGPNAFFAHANHPDPRFKGQVVIRNNEFTGKPDHRFNDVIEGRKNSSPLGGFVRDAAIYNNTFAYGNDDGIEVDGGQYNVMVYNNDISNTYTGVSVIPTRVGPSFVFNNYIHDLGDTTGKQWAGIKMGGLLAGAYGKSYLFHNLIEVNRNGFTASRFQEDSTLLTHAQNNVVITKHDNNTVGYNLFDQEDFNGSTFVNNYLINMKRGAPKIMGTITVPYAYPKLVNVDKAQEILDGGQQITLPVSPAYKINNFSQTSADGEAFIYGIIQ; encoded by the coding sequence ATGCGCAAAACGCCAATACTTAATGTCTTAAGCACTCTATTGTTGCTAAGCGGCCCTTCAGCCGCTGTCAGTGAAGCCAGTTTCCCGGCGCTTACCCGCGACGCCCTTATCGCTGATCAGCCTGGTAAATCTGCATTTGCTACAATGGATAAACAAGGTGCTGACAGCGTATCCGCTGTTGAATCAGTTGTGGAGTCATTGAGTAAGAGCAGCAAATACAAACGCATGCTGAAAAAGCTCAGTCCCAGCGAATTTGACGAAGCCGCAGCAGTGCTGCTGGCCATTCATCAGGGGCATACTCTGACCGAGGCCGTTATCACCACCGCCGAAGATTCATCGTACCGGACCAGTTCGGTGGTACGCGCCGCGATGCTGATGTTCCCACTCAATCGTTATGCTCTGTTTCGCGAGCTAAAGCAAAAGCAGGTGTTCGACAACAACACATTAACCAAATGGGCATCTTCTACCGGCGTGCTGACCAATCCTATCTATCCGGAAGCGATGACCCAACAAGCCATTTTTGTGCAACCATTGATGGAGTCGGCCAGTATCACGGTACAACATCTGCCCGAGACAGCTGAAGTGACCCTGCGGTATCGTGCGGTAGACAACAACGGCGATTGGCAGCAGGGCCGGCCACTGGTTTATGAACCGGTAACCGGAAACCACACAGGACCGCTGGTGTACCTGGAACCGGCCACCCGTTACGAAGCTCAGATTGAGGTTCAGTATTCGGACGGGCGTCGTGAAAATCATGAGAAAACCTTTGAAACCCGTGCTGATACGCCGCCTATTGATCCGGACAAAGTTTATCACCTGTCAGAGATCTACAAGGGCGGCACCCTGGATCTGGAAGAGATGGGAATTGAAGGTAGTGAAGACGGCTGGGCAAAAATTGTCGGCGACCCGGACACCGTAATTCGCGCCACTGACGGGGATAAAAACGCCATCCGCATTGGTGATAACAGCTACATCTACTTTGAGAATATCACCGTACGTGGCGGCCGTACCCATAGTATCTATGCTGACCAGGCTCATCACATCTGGATTAATCACTGTGATATCGCCGACTGGGGCCGCGAACCCAACATCATAAAAAACGGCATTGCCTTTGAAAAGGAAGGGGCCGAACCCATTAATTACGACTCGGCTATTTACCTGCGCCAAAGCGGCGTGGTCACCGTGGAAAATTGCAAAGTGCACGATCCGGTGCCTTTTGCCAACGACTGGCGCTCGGGTCACCCGAAAGGACCTAATGCCTTTTTTGCCCATGCCAATCACCCAGACCCACGCTTTAAGGGCCAGGTAGTCATCCGTAACAACGAATTTACCGGCAAACCCGACCATCGTTTTAATGATGTTATTGAAGGTCGCAAAAACTCATCGCCGCTGGGTGGCTTTGTTCGTGACGCAGCTATCTACAACAATACCTTCGCCTATGGCAACGACGATGGCATCGAAGTTGATGGCGGCCAGTATAATGTCATGGTTTACAACAATGATATCTCCAACACCTACACCGGCGTGAGCGTGATCCCCACCCGCGTTGGCCCAAGCTTTGTGTTTAATAATTATATACACGATTTGGGCGACACCACCGGTAAACAGTGGGCAGGGATAAAAATGGGCGGCCTGCTGGCTGGCGCGTATGGTAAGTCGTATTTGTTCCATAACCTGATTGAAGTAAACCGTAATGGTTTTACGGCCTCACGTTTTCAGGAAGACAGCACGCTGCTGACCCATGCCCAGAATAATGTTGTTATTACCAAACATGACAATAATACCGTGGGCTATAATTTGTTCGACCAGGAAGATTTTAATGGCAGCACCTTTGTGAACAATTATCTGATCAATATGAAACGGGGCGCGCCCAAAATTATGGGCACCATTACCGTACCGTATGCATATCCCAAGTTGGTGAATGTGGATAAAGCGCAGGAGATTCTTGATGGCGGTCAGCAAATCACGCTACCAGTAAGCCCCGCGTACAAAATTAACAACTTTAGTCAGACATCCGCAGACGGTGAAGCGTTTATTTATGGAATAATACAATAG
- a CDS encoding lipopolysaccharide biosynthesis protein: MSLKAKSITGAFFNLSANGFAQVVNFVVYAIMARILGVEEFGLVAICLMVVEFCNLFVTVGISQNLIQRDHWDNKFASLSFWVLMGVSAAITLLIFMVAVPIAYFTYSELAAQLIAALAVVPIANGFRLVHKAKLERNFENKKLAAYEAAGILVGGVVSVVTALQGFGAWAIIFGKIVQALISTALTCWRSDFRPEKITSTEHLPEIITFAKPLIAMSFVNFFSQKTSNIIIAAFLGAATFAYASVARQGFSVINNLTFQPLNRIALAGLSRVETHRLSGVFSRVVGMTALFVSPVYFGIGAVAHPFIDVVFGDKWVTSAYLLSILAVMAPTQVMAYYLPNLLISRGLPRQAFKLNMINLAVNLALPLAAVPWGLYAVVGALVVANYITLFLKFALVKRHLGIGIGDALRNTWMFSMASVVMYAAVLFIERSHLYALDNVYLELTALVATGAAIYAGILLLFFRKQTLAVMGELKTQRAAKKKVVTP; encoded by the coding sequence ATGTCTTTAAAAGCAAAATCGATTACGGGTGCCTTTTTCAACCTGTCGGCCAATGGCTTTGCCCAGGTAGTTAACTTCGTAGTCTATGCCATTATGGCCCGGATTCTTGGCGTCGAAGAATTCGGCCTGGTCGCTATCTGCCTGATGGTGGTGGAGTTTTGCAATCTTTTTGTCACAGTCGGTATTAGCCAGAATCTGATTCAGCGTGACCACTGGGACAATAAATTTGCCAGTTTATCGTTCTGGGTGTTAATGGGCGTATCGGCGGCCATCACGCTGCTCATTTTTATGGTGGCCGTGCCCATAGCCTATTTCACTTACTCTGAGCTTGCCGCCCAACTCATCGCAGCGCTGGCAGTGGTGCCAATTGCCAACGGCTTCAGACTGGTGCATAAGGCCAAGCTGGAACGTAATTTTGAAAACAAAAAACTGGCGGCCTACGAGGCTGCCGGAATCTTAGTCGGTGGTGTGGTGTCAGTGGTCACCGCGCTGCAAGGCTTCGGCGCCTGGGCGATTATTTTTGGTAAAATTGTACAGGCCCTTATCTCTACCGCGCTGACCTGCTGGCGCTCGGATTTTCGACCTGAAAAAATTACCAGCACCGAACATCTGCCGGAAATTATCACGTTCGCCAAACCCCTGATTGCCATGTCGTTTGTGAATTTTTTCTCACAAAAGACCTCCAATATCATTATCGCGGCCTTTTTGGGTGCCGCCACTTTTGCTTACGCCTCGGTGGCCCGCCAGGGATTTTCAGTAATCAATAACCTGACTTTCCAGCCGCTGAACCGGATTGCCCTGGCGGGGTTATCCCGGGTAGAAACCCACCGTCTAAGCGGGGTGTTCAGCCGGGTGGTGGGTATGACCGCCCTGTTTGTATCACCGGTGTATTTTGGTATTGGGGCCGTCGCCCATCCCTTCATTGATGTGGTATTTGGTGACAAGTGGGTAACCAGCGCCTATCTGTTATCGATTCTGGCGGTGATGGCACCCACGCAGGTGATGGCGTACTACCTGCCTAATCTGTTAATTTCAAGAGGCTTACCCCGTCAGGCTTTCAAGCTGAATATGATCAACCTGGCCGTTAACCTGGCCCTGCCCCTGGCCGCGGTTCCCTGGGGACTGTATGCCGTGGTCGGGGCATTGGTCGTGGCGAATTATATTACCCTCTTTTTGAAGTTTGCGCTGGTTAAGCGGCATCTGGGGATAGGGATTGGCGATGCATTGCGCAATACCTGGATGTTCTCGATGGCATCCGTGGTGATGTATGCCGCGGTGTTATTCATCGAGCGAAGTCATCTTTACGCTCTGGATAATGTCTATCTTGAACTGACCGCATTGGTGGCCACAGGCGCAGCGATTTACGCGGGCATTCTTTTGTTGTTTTTCAGAAAACAAACCCTGGCGGTAATGGGTGAATTAAAAACTCAGCGCGCCGCCAAAAAGAAGGTGGTGACGCCCTGA
- a CDS encoding polysaccharide pyruvyl transferase family protein — MFYEWAEKQKYAKEKSLIFWWQSKKDPRPNIGDFVAYDLVNRILANKGKLITDKTSHSNKLVSVGSVLHFANTGDCIWGTGLNKKMDDKVNKFSTLDVRAVRGPLTREYLQKRDIEVPQIYGDPALLLPYFYPRALMEKPEKQDYIVINHMNDDMKKYQGHEARLVSPMQYPGSFIEQIINSKLVISSSLHGVIIAEAYGVPAIFFDSNSGESMFKYEDYYQGTGRQDIPKVSTVEEGLSRTFAPLPDFTPIANKLYQAFPFDLWNAK; from the coding sequence ATGTTTTACGAATGGGCTGAAAAGCAAAAATACGCAAAAGAAAAGTCACTGATATTCTGGTGGCAGTCAAAAAAAGATCCCCGTCCCAATATCGGTGATTTTGTGGCGTATGATCTGGTGAACCGTATTCTGGCCAATAAAGGCAAGCTGATTACTGACAAGACCTCTCACAGCAATAAGCTGGTCAGTGTGGGCTCGGTGCTGCACTTTGCCAATACCGGAGACTGTATCTGGGGCACCGGACTGAACAAAAAGATGGATGACAAAGTTAATAAGTTCTCCACCTTAGATGTGCGTGCGGTACGCGGGCCGTTAACCCGGGAGTATCTGCAAAAACGCGATATCGAGGTGCCGCAAATATACGGGGACCCGGCGCTGTTATTGCCCTACTTTTATCCCCGAGCCCTGATGGAAAAGCCCGAAAAGCAAGACTATATCGTCATTAATCATATGAATGATGATATGAAAAAATATCAGGGCCACGAGGCCAGACTGGTCTCGCCCATGCAGTATCCAGGCTCATTTATTGAACAAATCATCAATAGTAAATTAGTGATTTCCAGCTCATTACACGGCGTCATCATTGCCGAAGCCTACGGGGTACCGGCGATTTTTTTTGACTCCAACAGTGGCGAGTCAATGTTCAAATATGAAGATTATTATCAGGGCACCGGCCGACAGGACATTCCTAAAGTCAGCACTGTGGAGGAAGGGTTAAGCCGCACATTTGCGCCACTTCCCGATTTTACCCCCATCGCCAATAAGCTGTATCAGGCCTTTCCCTTTGATTTGTGGAATGCCAAATAA
- a CDS encoding Stf0 family sulfotransferase produces MALYEDQFSEEHDFSQQTETRKTLIIASTVRSGSHMLGHVLHQTGGFGFPLEYGNKQNLEQWKQQTGETSTSGCLQAIMRRRTSPNGVFGIKVHYSHLPVFGGLAGLSKLFPNPHFVLLTREDVMAQAVSLAVARQTGAWIAQQPQSGVSPRYNFEDIDQGLRRILFENSSWRYTLAASGAKYMELNFAEVKANTANTVLRIADFLEQAIDASRIPITPVTKKQSSELNQQWLNRFVTQFDPADELLRYNRESVWRRVLKKFVK; encoded by the coding sequence ATGGCACTATATGAAGATCAGTTCAGTGAAGAGCACGACTTTTCACAACAAACCGAGACTCGTAAAACCCTGATTATTGCCTCTACGGTGCGCTCAGGCAGTCATATGCTAGGACATGTGCTACATCAGACCGGCGGCTTTGGCTTTCCGCTGGAATATGGCAATAAGCAAAACCTGGAACAGTGGAAACAGCAAACTGGCGAAACCTCTACGTCAGGTTGTTTACAGGCAATTATGCGCCGGCGCACCTCGCCCAATGGCGTGTTTGGCATCAAGGTGCATTATTCGCATCTGCCGGTGTTCGGCGGTCTGGCAGGGTTATCAAAGCTGTTCCCCAACCCGCATTTTGTTTTACTGACCCGTGAAGATGTTATGGCGCAGGCGGTGTCGCTAGCGGTTGCCCGCCAAACCGGCGCGTGGATTGCACAGCAACCGCAGTCCGGCGTCTCGCCTCGTTATAATTTTGAAGATATTGATCAGGGGCTTCGGCGTATTTTGTTTGAAAACAGTTCCTGGCGATACACGCTGGCGGCTTCCGGTGCTAAGTATATGGAGCTCAACTTTGCTGAAGTGAAGGCCAATACCGCCAATACCGTGTTACGTATCGCCGACTTTCTGGAACAGGCTATTGATGCCAGCCGAATTCCTATTACTCCGGTAACCAAAAAGCAAAGCAGCGAACTCAACCAGCAGTGGCTGAACCGCTTTGTTACACAGTTTGACCCGGCCGATGAATTACTACGCTACAACCGTGAGAGCGTATGGCGCCGTGTGTTGAAAAAATTTGTTAAATAA
- a CDS encoding glycosyltransferase family 2 protein produces the protein MSYTVSVVITTYNRPNELKEALDGVFAQIVKPLEVIVVNDASSLPYDDVIKQFSHHPNFSYHFLEQSAGANKARNIGVDSAKGDIIAFLDDDDIWMPDYLLEHLTAYDDGADAVVSGYQNLGKESEVYVQPTSQVEADILKTGNQYCGMSGFSIRRPLAIKERFDETLPNGQDWDMYVRLLQQGYKLVNIPKAIFMYRFMNMDGIGAKVAKMSPEEALVRLRSADKHRTFLGEDNYRKRVAAQLLVYLPLKKQKLKWVMMSMRLAGMKWTLSHIANVTAKKLRSRQA, from the coding sequence ATGAGCTATACAGTCAGTGTTGTGATCACAACCTATAACCGCCCGAATGAGCTAAAAGAAGCCCTGGATGGCGTGTTCGCTCAAATCGTCAAGCCACTGGAAGTGATCGTGGTGAACGATGCATCATCCTTGCCATATGATGACGTAATTAAACAATTCAGCCATCATCCAAACTTCAGTTATCACTTCCTGGAGCAGTCGGCCGGCGCTAATAAGGCGCGTAATATCGGTGTCGATAGTGCCAAAGGCGATATTATTGCGTTTTTGGATGATGATGATATCTGGATGCCTGATTATTTACTCGAGCATCTGACGGCATATGACGACGGCGCGGATGCGGTGGTCAGCGGCTATCAGAACCTGGGTAAAGAATCCGAGGTCTATGTACAGCCCACTTCACAGGTGGAGGCCGACATCCTGAAAACCGGTAATCAGTATTGTGGAATGAGCGGCTTTAGCATACGCCGTCCCCTGGCTATCAAGGAGCGTTTTGATGAAACCCTGCCTAATGGCCAGGACTGGGATATGTATGTTCGCCTGCTGCAACAAGGCTATAAGCTGGTGAATATTCCTAAAGCCATCTTTATGTACCGGTTTATGAATATGGATGGTATTGGCGCTAAGGTGGCCAAAATGTCTCCTGAAGAAGCACTGGTGCGCTTGCGCTCAGCAGATAAGCACCGCACGTTTTTGGGCGAGGATAATTATCGCAAGCGGGTGGCAGCCCAGTTGTTGGTTTACTTACCGCTCAAAAAACAAAAGCTGAAATGGGTGATGATGTCGATGCGCCTGGCCGGGATGAAATGGACACTGTCGCATATCGCCAATGTCACCGCCAAAAAATTACGCAGCCGTCAGGCCTAA
- a CDS encoding sulfotransferase family 2 domain-containing protein: MQEMLKQQSQKYLARYPRIFFCHVPKCAGVSLSKAIYAAVYPAFLKATRFSGHVDLRSSRVSEELLGINMMTARESQLITHLNDPYMRYTNGHCIARPDVTRKYYTDWHFLTILRNPTDRFISEFVYNKYKPSQWQKHDEDIDAYLDSAKGLGSALTYARYFSGYSNPDEILANKEAVIEAAVANLRQFSVIGTLDNMAQWQASFNRTFNTKIAIASNNKSPNKQASSQVTENTTAMEKITQLCAVDQAIYEQVKTMALAAGQR; encoded by the coding sequence ATGCAAGAAATGTTGAAACAGCAGTCGCAGAAGTATCTGGCTCGCTATCCCCGAATCTTTTTCTGCCATGTTCCAAAGTGTGCCGGGGTGTCGTTATCAAAAGCCATTTATGCTGCTGTGTACCCTGCATTTCTAAAGGCCACCCGGTTTTCCGGCCATGTCGACTTACGCAGTAGCCGGGTCAGCGAAGAGTTGCTTGGCATCAATATGATGACGGCCCGGGAAAGCCAGTTAATCACACATCTGAATGACCCTTATATGCGTTATACCAATGGTCATTGTATTGCTCGCCCTGACGTCACACGTAAGTATTACACTGACTGGCACTTTTTAACGATACTGCGAAACCCTACAGACCGGTTCATTTCTGAATTTGTATACAACAAATATAAACCTTCACAATGGCAAAAGCACGATGAGGACATTGACGCTTATCTGGACTCAGCAAAAGGGCTTGGATCAGCACTGACTTATGCCCGTTATTTTTCTGGATACTCTAACCCTGACGAAATTCTTGCGAATAAAGAAGCAGTTATCGAAGCTGCCGTCGCTAATCTACGACAGTTTTCAGTTATTGGCACCCTCGATAATATGGCGCAATGGCAGGCCAGCTTCAATCGCACCTTCAATACTAAAATTGCTATCGCCAGTAACAATAAGAGCCCCAACAAACAGGCTTCTTCGCAGGTCACTGAAAATACGACCGCGATGGAAAAAATCACGCAATTGTGCGCGGTGGACCAGGCAATTTACGAACAGGTTAAAACCATGGCGCTGGCAGCCGGACAGCGTTAA
- a CDS encoding glycosyltransferase family protein, translating to MPFPSSPYLYLYPIEHSNGFIERTKGVFSQLGYTLAPLKQLFRPANIARRKHNTVVLNWYEDQPYRRGLNGIKRVLFIAGFLLSLLSMRLFSSQIIWLRHNFKPHNAGSQTLLFKGIAKLMQWVSHRTVTLEMTSEIDASVVKHPLYRSDEDLSAFFQQTVNRPREIDFLYFGAIKPYKRLDALLQVWPADQRLRIMGYCSDAEHTRTLNQIISQRGLRVQWDNAFIEQTVLEEAVANTRFVIIPHDDGAMISSGTFYMALSLGANVLCFDSAFGRSKAAEFSFVQILEKQHLEQQLVKLEYTSAGLVVEQAVRRYGDRAVKESWRVVLADSA from the coding sequence ATGCCATTCCCATCCTCACCTTACCTGTACCTGTATCCCATTGAACATAGTAATGGGTTTATTGAGCGAACCAAGGGGGTTTTTAGCCAGCTTGGTTATACGCTTGCGCCATTAAAGCAGCTGTTTCGGCCCGCTAACATAGCGCGGCGTAAACACAATACCGTGGTGCTCAATTGGTATGAAGATCAGCCCTATCGGCGTGGTCTGAATGGGATAAAGCGCGTGCTGTTTATTGCCGGTTTTTTGCTCAGCCTGCTGAGCATGCGGCTATTCAGCAGTCAGATTATCTGGCTGCGGCATAATTTTAAGCCCCACAATGCCGGCAGCCAGACCTTATTGTTTAAAGGCATTGCCAAACTGATGCAGTGGGTAAGTCACCGTACCGTGACCCTTGAGATGACCAGTGAGATTGATGCCAGTGTGGTTAAGCATCCGCTCTATCGGTCTGACGAGGATTTATCGGCATTTTTCCAGCAAACGGTGAATCGGCCCCGGGAGATCGATTTTTTGTATTTTGGGGCCATCAAGCCGTATAAACGACTTGATGCGTTGTTGCAGGTATGGCCAGCGGACCAGCGCCTGCGGATTATGGGGTACTGTTCCGATGCTGAACACACCCGTACCCTGAATCAAATCATCAGTCAGCGAGGCCTGCGTGTACAGTGGGACAATGCGTTTATTGAGCAAACCGTGTTGGAAGAGGCCGTCGCCAATACCCGCTTTGTCATTATTCCCCATGATGACGGGGCCATGATTTCCTCCGGCACCTTTTACATGGCGCTGAGTCTGGGGGCTAATGTCCTGTGTTTTGATTCTGCATTTGGTCGCAGTAAAGCCGCAGAATTTTCTTTTGTACAAATTCTGGAAAAACAGCATCTGGAACAACAATTGGTGAAGCTTGAGTATACCAGCGCAGGGCTGGTGGTAGAGCAGGCGGTACGTCGTTACGGCGATCGGGCGGTAAAAGAATCGTGGCGGGTAGTGCTGGCTGACAGCGCCTGA